Proteins found in one Methylobacter sp. S3L5C genomic segment:
- a CDS encoding DOMON-like domain-containing protein: MQSKKVTGNNKLICHGGAVSNVVQSLHVNVEPEPQGALHLRFQLTGDLPQIDIPAPRLSLAVDGLWEHTCFEVFVAVEGDANYHEFNFSPSGQWAAYAFSGYRIRSAWLISQAPIIHFIKTSEQLLLEAVIAAVDLPENITGKPFQLGLTAVIKVSDGSRSYWALRHPETHPDFHHRAGFIALFNQSLPTKI; encoded by the coding sequence ATGCAATCGAAAAAAGTAACGGGTAACAATAAGCTTATTTGCCATGGTGGCGCAGTATCCAATGTCGTGCAGAGTCTGCATGTTAACGTTGAGCCAGAGCCCCAGGGCGCTTTACATTTACGCTTTCAATTGACCGGTGATTTGCCGCAAATAGACATTCCGGCACCGCGACTCTCTTTGGCGGTTGATGGCTTATGGGAACATACCTGTTTTGAGGTGTTTGTTGCCGTAGAGGGTGACGCAAACTATCATGAGTTTAATTTTTCACCATCCGGGCAGTGGGCAGCGTATGCCTTTAGCGGCTATCGGATACGTAGTGCATGGCTGATTAGTCAGGCACCGATTATTCATTTTATTAAGACGAGTGAGCAGTTGTTACTGGAAGCCGTTATCGCTGCGGTCGACTTGCCCGAAAATATTACCGGCAAGCCGTTTCAGCTAGGTTTGACCGCAGTGATCAAGGTGAGCGACGGTAGTCGTTCTTATTGGGCATTACGCCACCCGGAAACTCACCCTGATTTTCATCATCGCGCGGGATTTATTGCGTTATTTAACCAGAGTTTACCCACAAAAATATGA
- a CDS encoding spore coat U domain-containing protein, translating to MNFFQKEINLAVVLLMLSGQAIQAATTTSTFQVTATVNAACSVSATNLAFGIYNASAAANDNTSTITMTCTKATAYDIGLNAGIASGATVTSRQMKHATLTDLINYSLYSNAGYTTNWGNTVSTDTVHVASASGAAELYTVYGRIASNQYVTAGSYADTITVTVTY from the coding sequence ATGAATTTTTTTCAAAAAGAAATTAACCTTGCCGTGGTCTTATTGATGCTTAGTGGACAAGCTATACAAGCAGCTACTACAACCAGCACTTTTCAAGTTACCGCAACAGTCAACGCAGCCTGCAGTGTTTCAGCAACGAATCTAGCCTTTGGTATCTATAATGCTTCTGCGGCAGCTAATGATAATACCAGTACGATTACGATGACCTGTACCAAGGCTACCGCTTATGACATAGGTTTAAACGCAGGAATAGCCAGTGGTGCAACGGTAACGTCCCGACAGATGAAGCATGCGACATTAACTGACCTGATCAATTACAGCCTTTACAGCAATGCCGGTTACACTACCAATTGGGGAAATACAGTCAGTACAGACACAGTTCATGTCGCCAGTGCTAGCGGCGCAGCTGAACTCTATACCGTTTACGGCAGGATAGCTTCCAATCAGTATGTAACCGCAGGATCTTATGCCGATACCATTACTGTCACCGTTACCTATTAA
- a CDS encoding lipid asymmetry maintenance protein MlaB, with protein MANVKNKNRQSQGIVIDGELTIYTAMELKNKLLVDLSVTEELELDLSEVGEIDAAGLQLLVMIKQEATALGKVVSFTGHSPVVLTLLELSGLAGFFGDPLLIVYPSTVEGKSI; from the coding sequence ATGGCGAACGTGAAAAATAAAAACCGGCAGAGTCAAGGCATTGTTATAGACGGTGAATTAACTATTTATACTGCGATGGAATTGAAAAATAAATTACTGGTGGATTTATCAGTGACTGAAGAACTGGAGCTTGATTTATCCGAAGTCGGTGAAATTGACGCTGCCGGATTACAGTTGCTGGTGATGATAAAGCAGGAAGCAACCGCGTTAGGCAAAGTAGTGAGCTTTACAGGCCATAGTCCGGTCGTATTGACGCTGCTTGAATTGTCCGGTTTAGCCGGTTTTTTTGGTGATCCTTTGCTGATAGTTTATCCATCGACAGTTGAAGGTAAATCGATATGA
- a CDS encoding fimbria/pilus outer membrane usher protein gives MFLIKPVVAETVNPLPFSVIPNQPSEQELLMAIYVNQEDLHETALLLKKNGDLLADANDLKRWRLSLPSEPAFPYQEHHYYSLTALTGITYHIDEARQALLIDVKTAALSSTSLNGSALQLSEPNPSPMGGFINYDIFTQYMQQRFQLNSLVELGAFNGWGVGVSNFLGQDISDKTRLIRLDSTWTIDKPDQLTSVRIGDAISSAGAWGRPVRFGGLQWATDFKTRPGFITFPLPSMAGEAALPSTVDVYVDNNLLLNRQVQPGPFTVNNVPMITGLRDIRMVVRDILGREQTITQPYYASPNLLQRNLQEFSYEIGPIRENFGLSSNDYGRWFAVGTHRRGLSDQLTGELHSELLQNQQTLGLGSVFLSPIIGVFDVAIAGSHSQKGFGALLSMGFQRQASWLNFGGHAQFSDSPFAQLGFAQNRPAPKLLGSLYMGVSTHGYGSFNLNHIYQQYRDQGNINLINASYNTTIGEGWFLNLSIFNSLYDDNNKGMTLVLSHTLGERTTANLTTGLQNNTPNTLMQVQQNLPPGSGLGYRVLAGYNESERIESGVSLQNDIGTYHLDASRFQGQNNVRGGASGGLAIMAGDAFFSRRINSSFAVVQVPDYPNVDVYAENQLVGTTNAWGNAMVPALRPYQENHISIEQSDLPLDAKIDTLSLNASPYFRSGFLLKFPVRRSRGATITIVMDNGQPLPAGATVEIIGQQERFPTALQGKVYITGLAPNNYLHVLWHEKSCEIEVHFADTEEPLPDLGSFICHGVTQ, from the coding sequence TTGTTTTTGATAAAACCGGTCGTTGCTGAAACGGTTAATCCGCTGCCATTTTCAGTCATCCCCAATCAGCCAAGCGAACAGGAGTTGTTAATGGCGATTTATGTCAATCAAGAGGATTTGCACGAAACAGCACTGTTACTAAAAAAAAATGGTGACTTATTAGCTGACGCCAATGATTTAAAGCGATGGCGTTTGTCACTGCCATCGGAACCGGCGTTTCCTTATCAGGAACATCATTACTACTCGTTAACAGCACTTACAGGTATTACCTACCATATAGATGAGGCCAGGCAAGCGCTGTTGATCGACGTCAAAACGGCAGCTTTATCATCTACTTCGCTCAACGGCTCTGCATTACAATTATCAGAGCCGAATCCCTCTCCTATGGGCGGATTTATCAATTACGATATTTTTACGCAATACATGCAGCAACGATTTCAACTTAATAGCTTGGTGGAATTGGGGGCTTTCAACGGCTGGGGCGTAGGTGTGAGTAATTTTTTAGGCCAGGATATTAGCGATAAAACCCGACTTATCCGTCTCGATAGCACATGGACTATTGATAAGCCTGATCAATTAACCAGTGTCCGTATAGGTGACGCAATCAGTAGCGCCGGTGCTTGGGGGAGGCCTGTTCGCTTCGGCGGCTTGCAGTGGGCTACCGACTTTAAGACTCGCCCCGGGTTTATTACATTTCCACTACCGAGCATGGCAGGCGAAGCGGCGCTGCCTTCCACGGTAGATGTCTATGTCGATAATAACCTGTTATTAAATCGCCAAGTGCAGCCAGGACCGTTTACCGTTAACAATGTGCCAATGATTACCGGTTTGCGCGATATACGAATGGTTGTACGCGACATACTGGGCCGCGAACAAACAATTACTCAACCCTATTATGCAAGTCCCAACTTGCTACAGCGAAATTTACAGGAATTTTCGTACGAGATCGGCCCGATCCGTGAAAACTTTGGACTAAGCAGTAACGATTACGGTCGCTGGTTTGCTGTAGGTACACATCGTCGCGGCCTTAGCGATCAACTTACCGGTGAATTGCATAGCGAACTGTTGCAGAACCAACAAACTCTTGGCCTAGGCAGCGTTTTTTTATCACCAATAATAGGTGTTTTTGACGTCGCCATAGCCGGCAGTCATAGTCAGAAAGGGTTTGGGGCTTTGCTATCAATGGGCTTTCAAAGACAAGCCTCATGGCTAAATTTTGGCGGCCATGCGCAATTTTCCGACAGCCCATTTGCACAACTCGGTTTCGCTCAGAATCGGCCGGCACCAAAACTTTTAGGCTCACTATATATGGGTGTTTCAACCCACGGTTACGGAAGCTTTAACCTAAACCATATCTATCAGCAATATCGTGATCAGGGCAACATCAACCTGATCAATGCAAGCTACAATACCACTATCGGTGAAGGATGGTTTTTAAATCTTTCCATATTCAATAGCCTGTATGATGATAATAATAAAGGTATGACACTGGTACTTAGCCATACCCTCGGAGAGCGCACCACCGCAAACCTCACGACAGGACTACAAAATAACACGCCTAATACGCTAATGCAGGTACAACAAAATTTACCGCCTGGCAGTGGACTTGGCTATCGAGTGTTAGCCGGATATAACGAATCAGAACGTATCGAATCCGGGGTTAGCCTGCAAAATGATATTGGGACTTACCATTTGGACGCCTCCCGGTTTCAGGGGCAAAACAATGTTCGTGGTGGTGCCAGCGGAGGTTTGGCTATCATGGCAGGCGATGCATTTTTTTCTCGCCGTATCAACAGCAGTTTCGCTGTCGTACAGGTTCCTGATTATCCCAATGTAGATGTTTATGCAGAAAATCAACTCGTCGGAACTACCAACGCTTGGGGGAATGCAATGGTGCCTGCACTTAGGCCCTATCAGGAAAACCACATTAGCATTGAACAATCTGACCTGCCTTTGGATGCAAAAATCGATACCTTGTCACTCAATGCCTCGCCTTATTTTCGCAGCGGCTTTCTACTAAAATTTCCGGTTCGGCGTTCGCGCGGGGCGACCATAACAATAGTGATGGACAATGGTCAACCTCTACCGGCCGGAGCTACAGTGGAAATCATCGGACAGCAAGAAAGATTTCCGACGGCTTTACAAGGAAAAGTTTATATCACAGGACTTGCACCTAATAATTATTTACACGTACTCTGGCATGAGAAAAGCTGCGAAATTGAGGTTCATTTTGCTGACACGGAAGAACCGCTGCCTGATCTTGGTAGCTTTATCTGTCATGGAGTCACACAATGA
- a CDS encoding exo-beta-N-acetylmuramidase NamZ domain-containing protein codes for MKFGIDRLLEDSALRKPLAGKRVALLAHPASVTQDLTHTLDALAALPDIKLSAAFGPQHGLRGDKQDNMMESPDFIDPVLGIPVFSLYGEVRRPTDVMMDTFDVLLVDLQDLGCRIYTFITTLRYVLEAAAAHQKTVWILDRPNPAGRPVEGLLLRKGWESFVGAGPMPMRHGLTMGELAHWFIAILALDVDCQVIRMQDWQPESGPGYGWPLGERSWINPSPNAPNLSMTRCYAGTVMLEGTTLSEGRGTTRPLELFGAPDIDAKALIKIMHDIAPQWLAGCRLRECWFEPTFHKYAGKLCAGVQIHVEDGAYDHAAFRPWRLQALAFKALRRQQPDYRLWRDFPYEYELDRLAIDVINGSPLLREWVDDAAAMPEDLEMITRMDELAWEQARLPFLLYQE; via the coding sequence ATGAAATTTGGTATTGACCGTTTACTTGAAGATTCAGCATTGCGCAAACCTCTGGCGGGAAAACGCGTGGCGTTATTGGCGCATCCGGCCTCGGTTACGCAGGATTTGACGCATACACTGGATGCGCTGGCCGCTCTACCCGACATTAAACTGAGTGCGGCGTTCGGCCCTCAGCATGGACTGCGCGGTGACAAGCAAGATAATATGATGGAATCCCCTGATTTTATTGACCCGGTGCTGGGTATTCCGGTATTTAGTCTCTATGGCGAAGTTCGTCGTCCGACCGATGTAATGATGGATACCTTTGATGTGTTGTTGGTTGATTTACAAGATCTCGGTTGCCGCATTTATACTTTTATCACGACCTTGCGTTATGTCCTGGAAGCGGCTGCAGCGCACCAAAAAACGGTGTGGATACTGGATCGGCCTAATCCGGCCGGACGGCCTGTAGAAGGATTACTATTACGGAAAGGTTGGGAAAGCTTTGTCGGTGCAGGCCCGATGCCGATGCGCCATGGGTTGACGATGGGTGAGTTGGCACACTGGTTTATTGCTATCTTGGCGCTGGATGTCGATTGTCAGGTTATCAGAATGCAAGACTGGCAACCGGAATCAGGGCCTGGTTATGGCTGGCCGCTGGGTGAGCGTAGTTGGATCAACCCTAGCCCCAATGCACCGAATCTGTCGATGACTCGCTGTTACGCGGGAACTGTAATGCTTGAAGGTACAACGCTCTCCGAAGGTCGTGGCACGACTAGACCACTGGAATTATTTGGCGCACCGGACATCGATGCCAAAGCGCTTATTAAAATTATGCACGATATTGCTCCACAATGGTTGGCGGGTTGTCGTCTGCGTGAATGCTGGTTTGAACCGACTTTTCATAAGTACGCAGGTAAATTGTGTGCCGGTGTGCAAATCCATGTGGAAGATGGCGCTTACGATCATGCAGCTTTTCGTCCTTGGCGCTTGCAAGCCTTGGCGTTTAAAGCGCTACGTCGCCAGCAACCGGATTACCGGTTGTGGCGGGATTTTCCCTACGAGTATGAGCTTGATCGATTGGCCATCGACGTTATTAACGGTTCACCGCTGTTGCGCGAATGGGTCGATGATGCTGCTGCCATGCCGGAAGATTTGGAGATGATTACCAGAATGGATGAGCTGGCTTGGGAACAAGCACGCCTGCCGTTTTTGTTGTATCAAGAATAA
- a CDS encoding transposase family protein, translating to MTPYAQLPRHKPEEFLRTVGLSPEDFLHLHGKLVTYLDEQKVLNPLTRRGRKDSKMALEDRLLLTLYYLRHYPTLINLAAVFDISESYCHKIYTRTVRLLIKIEKLPNRKALLEDPAATVVIDVSEQPIERPVKNQKAYFSGKKTPHDQSPTRDLPIDDDYTLRSDR from the coding sequence ATGACTCCTTATGCCCAATTGCCAAGACACAAGCCTGAAGAATTTTTAAGGACTGTCGGCCTGTCACCAGAAGATTTTCTGCATCTTCACGGTAAGCTGGTGACTTACCTGGACGAACAAAAAGTCCTTAATCCACTGACTAGACGGGGACGAAAAGACTCCAAGATGGCTTTGGAAGACCGCTTGTTACTGACACTCTATTATCTTCGTCACTATCCGACGTTGATAAATCTGGCTGCGGTCTTCGACATCAGCGAATCGTATTGCCATAAAATCTATACTCGCACTGTAAGACTATTGATCAAAATCGAAAAACTGCCCAACCGCAAAGCACTGTTGGAAGATCCCGCAGCTACCGTGGTCATTGATGTTTCGGAGCAGCCTATCGAGCGCCCTGTTAAAAACCAGAAAGCGTACTTTTCAGGAAAAAAAACGCCACACGATCAAAGTCCAACTCGTGATCTGCCTATTGACGATGACTATACTCTCCGTAGTGATAGGTAA
- a CDS encoding transposase family protein, whose amino-acid sequence MICLLTMTILSVVIGKGQQHDFSIFKDSRLLLHPDALLLADSGYQGIKKHHQNSTLPVKKKKGQPLSAEDKADNKALSKQRIFIEHVNRRCKIFRIAKDVYRGKHKHYSLTWNLVAALVNLRYGCI is encoded by the coding sequence GTGATCTGCCTATTGACGATGACTATACTCTCCGTAGTGATAGGTAAAGGTCAACAGCATGATTTTTCGATCTTCAAAGATAGCCGTCTATTGTTACATCCTGATGCCCTGTTGTTGGCGGATTCCGGATACCAAGGGATAAAGAAACACCATCAGAACTCGACTCTACCGGTTAAAAAGAAAAAAGGCCAACCGCTTTCGGCAGAAGACAAAGCCGATAATAAGGCACTATCAAAACAGCGTATTTTTATTGAGCATGTTAATCGCCGATGCAAAATTTTCAGGATTGCCAAAGATGTTTATCGGGGCAAACACAAGCATTACTCCTTGACATGGAATTTAGTGGCTGCTCTTGTTAACTTACGCTATGGCTGTATTTAG
- a CDS encoding methyl-accepting chemotaxis protein, with amino-acid sequence MKEAIKMYQNDCWQTLPLLSVSGFGLLGLIVSNRFVISEWAMSAVLIGLTAALYFWSKKCYRLSLQTIEQNLSVKLQKENDEIIDSLRNSHKQAILQAGTNRVKVERQHIENLLAGLAEGFDTLSKLIGGKYEEKTEILPISVETQIAGLAERCKALTMHLDELSTDTENQDSGIGGLDSLCQKVLPIWASQVDMAKVHSEESIADLAERFGVLTNRLDASSLASQNAVSGDHDLQGGIVDLLQDSQLELGTITTALGASLEDKGKLLRSIEELSGFTEKLSNMASEISSIARHTNILAINAAIQAAQAGNAGRGFSVVASEVRKLSQSSGDYGKQIIDTIAAVNKAINGTLKISRKFAKQDEETLDNAEQIIAVVLKRFRLAAVELTDSEKLLRVENNAINHEISDVCVALQFQDRVSQILTHVGNDLNKLEQHLNVLNNTETSAGLPRSVNAEQWLQELVKTYTMEEQVAVHDGAKIEIKPYENNITFF; translated from the coding sequence ATGAAAGAAGCGATAAAAATGTATCAAAATGATTGTTGGCAAACACTTCCCTTGTTGTCAGTAAGCGGCTTTGGTTTATTAGGACTTATTGTATCCAACCGTTTTGTGATTAGTGAGTGGGCAATGTCTGCAGTATTAATCGGCCTGACTGCCGCCTTGTATTTCTGGAGTAAAAAATGCTATCGACTGTCGCTGCAAACTATCGAGCAGAATCTGTCTGTAAAATTGCAGAAAGAAAATGATGAAATAATCGACAGTTTGCGGAATTCACATAAGCAAGCAATTTTGCAAGCTGGCACCAATCGAGTCAAGGTAGAGCGACAGCATATAGAAAACCTGCTGGCTGGCTTAGCTGAAGGTTTTGACACATTATCAAAGCTTATTGGCGGCAAGTATGAAGAAAAAACAGAGATCTTACCGATTTCTGTTGAAACACAGATTGCTGGTTTGGCAGAGCGTTGTAAAGCTTTAACCATGCATCTTGATGAGTTGTCGACAGACACTGAAAATCAAGACTCAGGTATAGGTGGACTGGATTCATTATGTCAAAAAGTATTACCTATCTGGGCAAGTCAGGTTGATATGGCCAAGGTGCATAGTGAAGAATCCATAGCCGATTTGGCAGAACGCTTTGGTGTCCTGACAAATCGTTTGGATGCCTCTTCCCTGGCATCTCAAAATGCCGTCAGTGGTGATCACGATTTACAAGGTGGGATCGTTGATCTCTTACAGGATAGTCAATTGGAATTGGGAACTATAACCACGGCTTTGGGTGCTTCGTTGGAAGATAAGGGGAAACTGCTGCGTTCAATCGAGGAATTGTCAGGTTTTACTGAAAAATTAAGCAATATGGCATCGGAAATCAGCAGTATTGCCAGACATACCAACATACTGGCAATTAATGCTGCCATTCAGGCAGCACAGGCTGGTAATGCCGGTCGCGGCTTTTCAGTGGTTGCCTCTGAAGTACGAAAATTGTCACAGTCATCAGGTGATTATGGCAAGCAAATTATCGATACTATTGCCGCTGTCAATAAGGCGATTAATGGTACGTTAAAAATTTCCCGGAAATTTGCCAAACAAGACGAAGAGACGCTAGATAATGCCGAGCAAATTATTGCTGTGGTTTTGAAGCGCTTCAGACTGGCAGCTGTTGAGTTAACCGATTCTGAGAAACTGCTACGTGTTGAAAATAATGCGATTAATCATGAAATATCTGATGTTTGCGTGGCTTTGCAGTTTCAGGACCGAGTTAGCCAGATTCTAACGCATGTTGGTAATGATTTGAACAAACTCGAACAGCATTTGAATGTGCTGAATAATACAGAAACCAGTGCGGGGTTGCCTCGTTCGGTGAATGCCGAGCAATGGCTGCAAGAACTGGTCAAGACTTACACAATGGAAGAGCAGGTTGCGGTGCATGATGGGGCGAAGATTGAGATCAAGCCTTATGAAAACAATATTACTTTTTTTTGA
- a CDS encoding spore coat U domain-containing protein, with product MLFNLTAILLGIALSLMPMAAIALGLNCTVSATGVNFGNYNPTSSLPTDVTGNVHVACTALLISILSTTNISLNTGGNGSFALRKMSNGANRLNYNLYKEVSHTTVWGDGTGGTSIWTDSLLIQILGTNINHTIYGSIPAGQYVAAGNYSDTITVTVEFHEGL from the coding sequence ATGTTATTCAATTTAACAGCCATTCTGCTTGGCATTGCTTTGTCATTGATGCCAATGGCAGCGATCGCACTCGGACTTAATTGCACTGTATCTGCAACAGGTGTGAACTTTGGTAATTATAATCCTACCAGCAGCTTACCAACTGACGTCACAGGGAATGTCCATGTTGCCTGCACAGCGCTTCTGATCAGTATTTTATCTACAACCAATATCAGCCTCAACACTGGAGGTAACGGTTCTTTCGCTCTTCGAAAAATGTCCAACGGTGCCAATCGACTCAATTACAATTTATATAAAGAGGTCAGTCACACCACAGTTTGGGGAGACGGAACAGGTGGTACGAGTATCTGGACGGATTCTTTACTAATCCAAATATTGGGGACCAACATTAATCACACTATCTATGGCAGCATTCCTGCAGGTCAGTATGTAGCAGCGGGCAATTACTCGGATACCATCACAGTAACAGTAGAATTTCACGAAGGACTATAG
- a CDS encoding response regulator, with protein MAKTILFVEDSASVRQVMNSTLTREGYDVILACDGQDALTKLDGSKIHLIISDVNMPNMDGLTFVKAAKQLPAYKFTPIIMLTTETQAAKMNEGKAAGVKAWIVKPFQPAQLLAAVAQLIQA; from the coding sequence ATGGCAAAAACAATACTGTTTGTAGAAGATTCAGCATCGGTCAGGCAGGTGATGAATAGCACCCTTACCCGCGAAGGATATGATGTGATTTTAGCCTGTGATGGCCAGGATGCCTTAACCAAACTGGACGGTAGTAAAATCCATCTTATCATCAGTGACGTGAATATGCCCAATATGGATGGGCTCACCTTTGTTAAAGCAGCCAAGCAACTGCCTGCCTATAAATTTACGCCCATTATCATGCTAACCACTGAAACTCAAGCCGCGAAAATGAATGAAGGCAAGGCTGCAGGGGTAAAAGCCTGGATAGTTAAACCTTTTCAACCTGCACAATTATTGGCAGCAGTTGCGCAGCTTATTCAGGCATAA
- a CDS encoding VPLPA-CTERM sorting domain-containing protein, producing MFVGFVEAQASNLVNNGDFSQGATGWTIISPIHNYGLSAQGWYDGAYKNNPDTFSQAINTIAGDKYTLSYTFSTVTNQAGLIFKSIWNGTAIQTITTPNTTPTTYTFTDLLATSNSTVLSFVSGNDPYFNLLQNISLTQQPSAVPVPAAIWMFATGLLGFGAMRKKVQA from the coding sequence ATGTTTGTCGGATTTGTAGAAGCCCAAGCATCCAATTTGGTAAATAACGGGGATTTCAGTCAAGGTGCCACAGGTTGGACAATAATCAGTCCAATCCATAATTATGGATTGAGTGCTCAAGGCTGGTATGACGGCGCGTATAAAAACAATCCCGATACTTTTTCTCAAGCTATAAACACAATAGCAGGAGATAAATATACATTATCCTATACGTTCTCCACAGTGACAAATCAAGCAGGTTTGATTTTCAAATCTATATGGAATGGTACCGCGATTCAGACAATTACAACTCCTAACACGACTCCCACAACATATACTTTCACTGATCTACTTGCCACGAGTAATTCTACAGTGCTAAGTTTCGTAAGTGGGAACGATCCCTATTTTAACCTTCTGCAAAATATCAGTTTGACACAACAACCTTCAGCAGTACCCGTTCCAGCAGCAATCTGGATGTTTGCTACTGGCTTGCTGGGCTTTGGTGCAATGCGTAAAAAGGTTCAAGCTTAA
- a CDS encoding sensor domain-containing diguanylate cyclase — MESDNSVYKTLLESTKAIPWKLDWNTMQFAYIGPQIESLLGWLPASWVSVENWAERMHPEDRDEVVNFCVAQSQAGIDHEADYRALTKNGDYVWIRDVVHVVRNEEGSVDSLVGFMFDISERKKNEEKLLGLQKELHEFSFKDGLTGVANRRMFDSIMEVEWVNAKRNNQPLSLIMFDIDYFKQYNDQYGHIQGDDCLKRVAKTLNSAGTRPRDFFARFGGEEFVLVLPETDAKSAKMVAERCRSLIFKKQIPHEKSLVSQILTVSLGVATIIPTHADELIGFIDEVDKRLYQAKQKGRNRMVCSHSFFTSGAISDFSH; from the coding sequence ATGGAAAGTGACAATAGTGTATACAAAACCCTGTTGGAATCCACAAAAGCAATTCCATGGAAACTGGACTGGAATACCATGCAGTTCGCTTACATCGGACCCCAGATAGAAAGCTTGCTGGGCTGGTTACCTGCGAGTTGGGTGAGCGTAGAAAACTGGGCAGAAAGAATGCACCCCGAAGACAGAGACGAAGTTGTTAATTTTTGCGTTGCTCAATCACAAGCCGGAATCGACCACGAGGCAGATTATCGTGCACTTACCAAGAATGGCGATTACGTTTGGATCCGTGATGTGGTGCATGTAGTTCGTAACGAAGAAGGTAGTGTTGATTCTCTGGTCGGATTTATGTTTGACATCAGTGAGCGGAAAAAAAATGAGGAAAAACTACTTGGCCTCCAGAAAGAACTACATGAATTTTCTTTTAAAGACGGATTAACCGGCGTCGCCAATCGACGCATGTTCGATTCTATTATGGAAGTGGAATGGGTCAATGCAAAACGTAATAATCAACCGCTTTCATTAATCATGTTCGATATTGATTATTTTAAGCAGTATAACGATCAATATGGGCATATTCAGGGAGATGATTGTTTAAAGCGTGTAGCAAAAACCCTAAATTCGGCTGGAACTCGGCCTCGAGATTTTTTTGCCCGTTTTGGCGGAGAAGAATTTGTGTTGGTTCTACCCGAAACGGATGCAAAATCAGCTAAAATGGTGGCTGAAAGATGCCGCAGCTTGATTTTTAAAAAACAGATACCTCATGAAAAGTCCCTGGTTAGTCAAATACTGACCGTCAGCCTTGGAGTTGCTACCATTATTCCAACTCATGCAGATGAACTAATAGGCTTTATTGACGAAGTAGACAAGCGGCTTTATCAGGCGAAGCAAAAAGGCAGAAACCGTATGGTTTGTTCGCATAGTTTTTTTACATCAGGAGCAATAAGCGATTTTAGCCATTAA